The following proteins are co-located in the Apis mellifera strain DH4 linkage group LG11, Amel_HAv3.1, whole genome shotgun sequence genome:
- the LOC413427 gene encoding uncharacterized protein LOC413427 isoform X5, translating into MASGIPSVHQRKLGPAPIASFEDLSDEVENGEPAARMPGIVEVTTPATPGSSLKTPSTPRIDISRASSSSHHEDSNSRDSTPERELLAGGEPPPGCKLTLGYKEDAQDLRSSTEELDLQDPIHEQDLKRESKKLAKRRKEDGSLSDYSGKQLDRERKDSNCSEIVLLNISGRTSRLSSVGSQGSGASGKLSVVSATSSRSPSPHKCLLETSFCGSKPTLADNLIEPSKPETDDLEKILLKREADTTKALIPESIKVSMVDGNLKPDPLDKPRRRGREERKEIFKREVEITKRFLEKVNIQVPVVKRQENTTTTEQQQQQLRSQQMQEVQKPATLDFNDKRKKAQNFKEIVQTTPTTSSVTGSPKLARHQKVRDLEGSRTPSPSSVSRKSSFTSLFKARTDSSVLSPESPSPSTKPRRSLTSKIKDTTESLRSRSKSRDRVTPPGGEKGLRKEARNKGVFSSTLSLFKKRERKKSYDEAIAASCTTSASTSAELNPPSVESIGHVEFRFNADKEGGRKDDSIFISLHADDRNYEEALPSESVSIPLETPTKLLDEYESEPRTGSIVTEVSIEHYPPPPSSSSSSSSRIKTEALIEISSRIPRSGSKESEISRSSSKDSKLSGHGKGEVGVRSSAEGKPSSEHRVSSSSSRDSIGGRRDATTKPKRRSKEAQERRDEEIPSSRQVREEVRRAELLDEGTLKIADQELAKTPSVISDLDRNSSESERDSEIEFIRNKVEKLAEELPDERKGLFYEESFEEDLPYIPTTLPLEKSVAVPILPVKQRLQEVRTIPIERPRSTTPINPTLLDEFVMQTSLDERRVEKMKISLPREESFKLKSPRKHAANTFMEFAGKVPDGGRKTAGKSPSPPPLPPRATARPSNWINFEEIPEKRKAPKRIQTIPRPEDEVKSDGYSYVQPEECRCECHEESRRASMKEAAASATRASSSCSSNGERACNGDNCTVPTSTSLDRASIVR; encoded by the exons ATGGCGTCAGGAATACCGAGCGTTCATCAGAGGAAGCTTGGACCAGCGCCGATAGCATCCTTCGAAGACCTGTCCGACGAGGTGGAAAAC GGGGAACCGGCTGCGCGAATGCCAGGCATCGTCGAGGTCACCACGCCGGCAACGCCTGGTAGTTCGCTTAAGACACCCAGCACGCCGAGAATTGACATCAGCAGGGCGAGCAGTTCCTCCCACCATGAGGACAGTAACTCCAGGGATTCCACGCCCGAGAGGGAACTCCTCGCAG GCGGGGAACCTCCACCCGGATGCAAGCTGACTCTGGGCTACAAAGAGGACGCCCAGGATCTGAGATCGTCGACGGAGGAGCTCGACCTGCAAGATCCGATTCACGAGCAAGATCTGAAGAGGGAATCGAAGAAATTGGCCAAAAGGCGGAAGGAGGATGGTTCTCTGTCCGACTACAGCGGCAAACAATTGGACAGGGAGCGCAAGGACAGCAATTGTTCAGAGATTGTCCTGCTGAACATCAGCGGCAGAACGTCCAGGCTCTCCTCGGTTGGTAGCCAAGGTTCGGGGGCGTCCGGCAAGCTCTCCGTCGTGTCGGCCACGTCGTCCAG GTCACCGAGCCCGCACAAATGCCTGCTGGAAACGTCGTTCTGCGGGAGCAAGCCGACATTGGCCGATAACCTGATAGAACCGTCGAAGCCGGAGACGGACGACCTGGAGAAGATCCTGTTGAAACGGGAGGCGGACACCACGAAAGCGTTAATCCCTGAGAGCATAAAGGTGTCGATGGTGGATGGAAATTTGAAGCCAGATCCGTTGGACAAACCGAGGAGGCGGGggcgagaggagaggaaggagatttttaaaagagaagtGGAAATAACCAAGAGATTTCTCGAGAAGGTCAATATACAG GTGCCAGTTGTGAAGAGACAAGAGAATACAACAACGACtgagcaacaacaacaacaactgaGAAGTCAACAGATGCAAGAGGTACAGAAACCGGCCACCCTGGACTTCAACGACAAGAGGAAAAAGGCGCAGAACTTCAAGGAGATAGTGCAAACAACGCCGACGACGAGCAGCGTGACCGGCAGCCCAAAGTTGGCCAGGCATCAGAAAGTGCGCGACCTAGAGGGATCCCGTACACCCAGCCCGTCCTCCGTTTCGAGAAAGAGCAGTTTCACCTCCCTGTTCAAG GCCCGCACAGACAGCAGTGTGTTGAGCCCAGAATCACCGTCGCCCAGCACCAAGCCCCGCCGTAGCTTGACGTCCAAGATCAAGGACACGACCGAGAGTCTGCGCAGCAGGTCCAAGTCGAGGGACCGGGTCACCCCCCCGGGTGGTGAGAAAGGGCTGAGAAAGGAGGCGAGGAACAAGGGGGTGTTCTCGTCCACTCTGAGCTTGTTCAAGAAACGCGAGCGCAAGAAAAGTTACGACGAGGCGATCGCCGCCTCCTGCACCACCTCCGCCTCCACCTCGGCCGAGCTCAACCCCCCCTCGGTCGAGAGCATCGGCCACGTCGAGTTCCGGTTCAACGCGGACAAGGAGGGGGGGCGCAAGGACGACTCGATCTTCATAAGCTTGCACGCAGACGACAGGAACTACGAGGAGGCACTCCCCTCGGAGAGCGTCTCGATACCGCTGGAAACGCCCACGAAACTGTTGGACGAGTACGAGTCCGAGCCTCGCACGGGGAGCATCGTGACCGAGGTGTCGATCGAGCATTACCCCCCACccccgtcctcctcctcctcctcctcgtcgaggATAAAGACCGAGGCGTTGATCGAGATATCCTCGAGGATACCGCGGAGCGGGTCCAAGGAGTCCGAGATATCGAGGAGCTCGTCCAAGGACTCGAAGCTGAGCGGCCACGGGAAAGGGGAGGTTGGGGTGAGGTCGTCCGCGGAGGGGAAACCTTCCTCGGAGCACCGGGTGTCCAGCAGCTCGTCCAGAGACTCGataggagggaggagagacgCGACGACGAAGCCGAAGAGGAGGAGCAAAGAGGCGCAGGAGAGAAGGGACGAGGAGATCCCCTCGTCGAGGCAAGTAAGGGAGGAGGTTAGAAGGGCGGAGTTGTTGGACGAGGGAACGCTGAAGATCGCGGATCAGGAGCTGGCGAAGACGCCGAGCGTGATCTCCGACCTGGATCGCAACAGCTCGGAGTCGGAGAGGGACTCGGAGATCGAGTTTATCAGGAACAAGGTCGAGAAGCTTGCCGAGGAACTGCCGGACGAGAGGAAGGGCCTGTTCTACGAGGAGAGTTTCGAGGAGGATCTCCCCTATATCCCGACCACCCTCCCCTTGGAGAAAAGCGTGGCTGTGCCGATCCTGCCCGTGAAGCAACGACTTCAGGAAGTAAG GACTATACCGATCGAGAGGCCGCGCTCCACGACGCCGATAAACCCGACGCTGCTCGACGAGTTCGTGATGCAGACTTCCCTGGACGAGCGTCGAGTGGAGAAGATGAAGATATCGCTGCCCAGGGAGGAAAGTTTCAAGCTGAAGAGCCCGAGGAAGCACGCGGCGAACACGTTCATGGAGTTCGCCGGCAAGGTGCCCGACGGGGGCCGGAAAACCGCGGGCAAGTCGCCGAGTCCTCCTCCACTGCCACCGAGGGCCACGGCCAGGCCGAGCAATTGGATCAATTTCGAGGAGATACCGGAGAAGAGGAAAGCGCCGAAAAGGATCCAGACGATCCCTCGGCCCGAAGACGAGGTGAAATCAGATGGATACAGTTACGTTCAACCGGAGGAATGCAG GTGCGAGTGCCACGAAGAGTCGCGGCGAGCGTCGATGAAAGAGGCGGCTGCCAGCGCGACGAGGGCATCGTCCTCGTGCAGCAGCAACGGGGAACGCGCTTGCAACGGTGACAACTGTACGGTGCCTACGTCGACGTCACTGGACCGTGCCAGTATCGTCAGGTAA
- the LOC413427 gene encoding uncharacterized protein LOC413427 isoform X4, with product MASGIPSVHQRKLGPAPIASFEDLSDEVENGEPAARMPGIVEVTTPATPGSSLKTPSTPRIDISRASSSSHHEDSNSRDSTPERELLAGGEPPPGCKLTLGYKEDAQDLRSSTEELDLQDPIHEQDLKRESKKLAKRRKEDGSLSDYSGKQLDRERKDSNCSEIVLLNISGRTSRLSSVGSQGSGASGKLSVVSATSSRSPSPHKCLLETSFCGSKPTLADNLIEPSKPETDDLEKILLKREADTTKALIPESIKVSMVDGNLKPDPLDKPRRRGREERKEIFKREVEITKRFLEKVNIQVPVVKRQENTTTTEQQQQQLRSQQMQEVQKPATLDFNDKRKKAQNFKEIVQTTPTTSSVTGSPKLARHQKVRDLEGSRTPSPSSVSRKSSFTSLFKARTDSSVLSPESPSPSTKPRRSLTSKIKDTTESLRSRSKSRDRVTPPGGEKGLRKEARNKGVFSSTLSLFKKRERKKSYDEAIAASCTTSASTSAELNPPSVESIGHVEFRFNADKEGGRKDDSIFISLHADDRNYEEALPSESVSIPLETPTKLLDEYESEPRTGSIVTEVSIEHYPPPPSSSSSSSSRIKTEALIEISSRIPRSGSKESEISRSSSKDSKLSGHGKGEVGVRSSAEGKPSSEHRVSSSSSRDSIGGRRDATTKPKRRSKEAQERRDEEIPSSRQVREEVRRAELLDEGTLKIADQELAKTPSVISDLDRNSSESERDSEIEFIRNKVEKLAEELPDERKGLFYEESFEEDLPYIPTTLPLEKSVAVPILPVKQRLQEVRTIPIERPRSTTPINPTLLDEFVMQTSLDERRVEKMKISLPREESFKLKSPRKHAANTFMEFAGKVPDGGRKTAGKSPSPPPLPPRATARPSNWINFEEIPEKRKAPKRIQTIPRPEDEVKSDGYSYVQPEECRCECHEESRRASMKEAAASATRASSSCSSNGERACNGDNCTVPTSTSLDRASIVSRGLFLYFQ from the exons ATGGCGTCAGGAATACCGAGCGTTCATCAGAGGAAGCTTGGACCAGCGCCGATAGCATCCTTCGAAGACCTGTCCGACGAGGTGGAAAAC GGGGAACCGGCTGCGCGAATGCCAGGCATCGTCGAGGTCACCACGCCGGCAACGCCTGGTAGTTCGCTTAAGACACCCAGCACGCCGAGAATTGACATCAGCAGGGCGAGCAGTTCCTCCCACCATGAGGACAGTAACTCCAGGGATTCCACGCCCGAGAGGGAACTCCTCGCAG GCGGGGAACCTCCACCCGGATGCAAGCTGACTCTGGGCTACAAAGAGGACGCCCAGGATCTGAGATCGTCGACGGAGGAGCTCGACCTGCAAGATCCGATTCACGAGCAAGATCTGAAGAGGGAATCGAAGAAATTGGCCAAAAGGCGGAAGGAGGATGGTTCTCTGTCCGACTACAGCGGCAAACAATTGGACAGGGAGCGCAAGGACAGCAATTGTTCAGAGATTGTCCTGCTGAACATCAGCGGCAGAACGTCCAGGCTCTCCTCGGTTGGTAGCCAAGGTTCGGGGGCGTCCGGCAAGCTCTCCGTCGTGTCGGCCACGTCGTCCAG GTCACCGAGCCCGCACAAATGCCTGCTGGAAACGTCGTTCTGCGGGAGCAAGCCGACATTGGCCGATAACCTGATAGAACCGTCGAAGCCGGAGACGGACGACCTGGAGAAGATCCTGTTGAAACGGGAGGCGGACACCACGAAAGCGTTAATCCCTGAGAGCATAAAGGTGTCGATGGTGGATGGAAATTTGAAGCCAGATCCGTTGGACAAACCGAGGAGGCGGGggcgagaggagaggaaggagatttttaaaagagaagtGGAAATAACCAAGAGATTTCTCGAGAAGGTCAATATACAG GTGCCAGTTGTGAAGAGACAAGAGAATACAACAACGACtgagcaacaacaacaacaactgaGAAGTCAACAGATGCAAGAGGTACAGAAACCGGCCACCCTGGACTTCAACGACAAGAGGAAAAAGGCGCAGAACTTCAAGGAGATAGTGCAAACAACGCCGACGACGAGCAGCGTGACCGGCAGCCCAAAGTTGGCCAGGCATCAGAAAGTGCGCGACCTAGAGGGATCCCGTACACCCAGCCCGTCCTCCGTTTCGAGAAAGAGCAGTTTCACCTCCCTGTTCAAG GCCCGCACAGACAGCAGTGTGTTGAGCCCAGAATCACCGTCGCCCAGCACCAAGCCCCGCCGTAGCTTGACGTCCAAGATCAAGGACACGACCGAGAGTCTGCGCAGCAGGTCCAAGTCGAGGGACCGGGTCACCCCCCCGGGTGGTGAGAAAGGGCTGAGAAAGGAGGCGAGGAACAAGGGGGTGTTCTCGTCCACTCTGAGCTTGTTCAAGAAACGCGAGCGCAAGAAAAGTTACGACGAGGCGATCGCCGCCTCCTGCACCACCTCCGCCTCCACCTCGGCCGAGCTCAACCCCCCCTCGGTCGAGAGCATCGGCCACGTCGAGTTCCGGTTCAACGCGGACAAGGAGGGGGGGCGCAAGGACGACTCGATCTTCATAAGCTTGCACGCAGACGACAGGAACTACGAGGAGGCACTCCCCTCGGAGAGCGTCTCGATACCGCTGGAAACGCCCACGAAACTGTTGGACGAGTACGAGTCCGAGCCTCGCACGGGGAGCATCGTGACCGAGGTGTCGATCGAGCATTACCCCCCACccccgtcctcctcctcctcctcctcgtcgaggATAAAGACCGAGGCGTTGATCGAGATATCCTCGAGGATACCGCGGAGCGGGTCCAAGGAGTCCGAGATATCGAGGAGCTCGTCCAAGGACTCGAAGCTGAGCGGCCACGGGAAAGGGGAGGTTGGGGTGAGGTCGTCCGCGGAGGGGAAACCTTCCTCGGAGCACCGGGTGTCCAGCAGCTCGTCCAGAGACTCGataggagggaggagagacgCGACGACGAAGCCGAAGAGGAGGAGCAAAGAGGCGCAGGAGAGAAGGGACGAGGAGATCCCCTCGTCGAGGCAAGTAAGGGAGGAGGTTAGAAGGGCGGAGTTGTTGGACGAGGGAACGCTGAAGATCGCGGATCAGGAGCTGGCGAAGACGCCGAGCGTGATCTCCGACCTGGATCGCAACAGCTCGGAGTCGGAGAGGGACTCGGAGATCGAGTTTATCAGGAACAAGGTCGAGAAGCTTGCCGAGGAACTGCCGGACGAGAGGAAGGGCCTGTTCTACGAGGAGAGTTTCGAGGAGGATCTCCCCTATATCCCGACCACCCTCCCCTTGGAGAAAAGCGTGGCTGTGCCGATCCTGCCCGTGAAGCAACGACTTCAGGAAGTAAG GACTATACCGATCGAGAGGCCGCGCTCCACGACGCCGATAAACCCGACGCTGCTCGACGAGTTCGTGATGCAGACTTCCCTGGACGAGCGTCGAGTGGAGAAGATGAAGATATCGCTGCCCAGGGAGGAAAGTTTCAAGCTGAAGAGCCCGAGGAAGCACGCGGCGAACACGTTCATGGAGTTCGCCGGCAAGGTGCCCGACGGGGGCCGGAAAACCGCGGGCAAGTCGCCGAGTCCTCCTCCACTGCCACCGAGGGCCACGGCCAGGCCGAGCAATTGGATCAATTTCGAGGAGATACCGGAGAAGAGGAAAGCGCCGAAAAGGATCCAGACGATCCCTCGGCCCGAAGACGAGGTGAAATCAGATGGATACAGTTACGTTCAACCGGAGGAATGCAG GTGCGAGTGCCACGAAGAGTCGCGGCGAGCGTCGATGAAAGAGGCGGCTGCCAGCGCGACGAGGGCATCGTCCTCGTGCAGCAGCAACGGGGAACGCGCTTGCAACGGTGACAACTGTACGGTGCCTACGTCGACGTCACTGGACCGTGCCAGTATCGTCAG TAGAGGTTTGTTTCTGTACTTTCAGTGA